The proteins below come from a single Stomoxys calcitrans chromosome 1, idStoCalc2.1, whole genome shotgun sequence genomic window:
- the LOC106083152 gene encoding peritrophin-44 — MIKTTTFGLTYTFSSLLLVLLIAQQSLAQGNDTFNPNTLCPLLANGTKIKDPRYCNVYIVCMNDTSVSGSCGDQFFDLNTGLCVDPDTIDCISSNPCAKQSTGFAPDPYSCNGYYYCSNGVGTHGECSSGLNYNPDTNNCIRNFPCEITMLPDDYCNIVPVGAFIKVPDSCTQYQTCWQSQLLNGTCPTGFLFDAFRGDCDYPQNVNCVDKNNPEIPVEVSCNQTGVFISDGVTCNGYFYCGEKNDEGDYKMIHGNCPVDRFFVATNGGECLPRTSIRCPYDRCVTLGLDFMQMANIDDDGCIGFAICQYGKEISRAECPQGQYFDEMAQLCVDEEITYAACSTSPSSTTTSSTTGSTIITSSSTISSTTTTTASSQIYTSTTATTEAADSVKVPT; from the coding sequence TTAAAACCACTACTTTCGGATTGACTTACACTTTCTCATCTCTGCTGCTAGTCCTCTTGATCGCTCAACAAAGCTTGGCTCAAGGCAACGACACTTTCAATCCGAATACTTTGTGTCCTTTGCTAGCGAATGGTACCAAAATCAAGGATCCTCGTTACTGCAATGTCTATATTGTGTGTATGAATGATACCAGCGTATCGGGTTCCTGTGGCGATCAGTTTTTTGATCTCAATACTGGCTTGTGTGTAGATCCCGATACGATCGATTGCATTTCCAGTAATCCTTGTGCCAAACAATCTACTGGATTTGCGCCAGATCCTTACAGCTGCAATGGTTACTATTATTGCAGCAATGGCGTGGGAACACACGGAGAATGTTCCTCTGGCTTGAATTACAATCCAGATACAAATAATTGTATCCGCAACTTTCCATGTGAAATAACCATGCTGCCAGACGATTATTGTAATATTGTGCCCGTGGGAGCTTTCATCAAAGTTCCCGATTCATgtacacaatatcagacatgctGGCAATCGCAATTACTTAATGGTACTTGTCCAACGGGATTTTTGTTTGATGCCTTCAGGGGCGATTGTGATTATCCGCAAAATGTCAACTGTGTGGATAAAAATAATCCGGAAATACCGGTCGAAGTTAGTTGCAACCAAACGGGAGTTTTTATTTCGGATGGCGTAACCTGTAATGGCTATTTCTATTGTGGTGAGAAAAATGACGAAggagattataaaatgattcATGGCAACTGTCCGGTGGATCGTTTTTTTGTCGCTACAAATGGTGGCGAGTGTTTACCTCGTACCAGTATACGCTGTCCCTATGATCGTTGTGTTACCTTGGGCTTGGATTTTATGCAAATGGCAAATATTGATGACGATGGTTGTATAGGCTTTGCCATATGTCAGTATGGCAAAGAAATTTCTAGAGCAGAATGTCCGCAaggacaatatttcgatgaaatgGCTCAACTATGTGTTGATGAAGAGATAACATATGCGGCTTGTTCAACATCACCAAGTTCGACGACTACAAGTTCAACCACAGGATCCACAATAATTACAAGTTCTTCAACTATTTCTAGTACAACCACAACAACGGCCTCTTCTCAAATATATACTTCCACTACAGCCACAACAGAAGCTGCAGATTCTGTTAAGGTACCAACTTAG